The genome window GAGCCAGCCTTTGCCGGAAATGTACAGGGCCGTGTCCACGGATTGCAGCCCGCGCAGCAGCACGAATTCCGCCCAGGGGAAGTCCCCTTCCACGCCGCAGTAGCCCCGTTCCCGCCGGATCAGGGCTTTGCCCCGTCCGCCCGCGCGCAGCACGTATTCCACGCAGACCGGCCCATCCAGGCCGTCAGGTCCGGTTATGGATTCGCGGGCAAGGCGCACGCCTCCGGCGAAAGACAGCACTACCTCATCGTTCGTGGGCTCGGGCGGCTCAATGCCGGTTTGGCGGTAAAATTCGGCGGACGGCACGATGGGCCGCCGCGAAAGTCCGGGCAGGCCGTTCTCCCCCTCCTCGCCCCGGCAGAGGCCGGCCATGTCGTTGTCCAGCACGCCCCGGTAAATCCGCTCCCCCTCCCGTTCAAGCACCAGCGCGCGCACGGACTGCCCGTTGTTCATGACCATGCTGTAGGTGCTGAACAGCACCATGCCGATCACGGCGGTCAGGGCCATGGCGATCAGCAGTTCCAGCAGGGTGAAGCCCGCCTCCGCGCGCCTATTCCGGCAGGACGTATTCAAGCACGACCTCCCGTCCACGCGTGCCCTGCGTCTCAGTCAGCGTGAATTCCAGCCGCTTGCCGTTCAGGCCGCGCAGGGCATAGAGTTTGGAACGCCATTCCACCTCCGGCATCTCCGGGGCCAGGGTGCCCCACTGCTCAAGATTTTTGCGGTCTTCCCGCAACAGCGTCACCAGCCTGGCCCGCCCCAGGCGCACGGCCTGATCCGCCCAGCCGGTTTCCGCAAGCTGGCTCAGGCTGTCCCCGCTGACGCGGATGACCAGCAGGGCCACCAGGCTCAACACGGTCAGAGCCACCAGCACTTCCAGCAGGGTGAAGCCGCCCTGGCGGGGCTGACGCGGCCGACGCGAAAAACGGAAACAACGGCTCACGGCGCGCCTCCCGGACGGGAAAGGGCGCAATCCAGATCCAGTTGGTTCTGCCCCGTGCGTTGCAGGTTCAGGCTCTCAATACGCAGGCCGGGCACGGCTTCCAGCGCCTGCAACCACTCCAGGCACTGCTTGAGGTAGAGGCCGGTCATGCGCAGTTCCAGAGACTCGACGGAGCCGCCCCGACCGTTTCCTTCCCGAAGCCTGGCGGGGCGGGCCGCTTCAATGCGCCGGGCAAGCTGCAGGCGTCCGGCCTCGCTGTTGACCAGACTGAACAGGCTCTGCTGTTGCCGGGCTTCGGCCGGAGCGCTTTGGGCCAGTCGCCCGTATTCCTCGGCCAGGGCGCGGATTTCGGCCTGCCCGGCCTGGGCGCGCGCCAGGCGGGCATTGCCCTCGGCACGCCAGGAAAACAGCGGCAGCACGCCCCAGAACAGCGCCAGCACCGCCAGCATTGCGATGAGCCCCGCCAGCAGGGGACGGGAGATGGTCATGGCCGCGCCTCCTCCCGGAGCAGATCCAGTTCGAAATGTACTGTCCCTCCTCCGCTCCGGCCCCTTTCCGCGCCGGCGGCGTTTTTCCCGGTCCGGCTGGCCGCGCTGACAATATTGACCGCGGCCACGCCGGGAATGCCGGCAAAGGCGTCGCGCAGGCTGTTGACGGCATCATAGTCCACGGCGCTGCCGCTGATCCGGCAGGGCTTCGCATCCAGGCTCAATCTGTCCACGCGCACGGCGAGCTTGGGCGGAGCCGCCGTATGCATGGCGCGCAGAAGCCGCAGTACGGGAAAATCGCTCTGAGCGCGCTGCTCGCCGCGCAAGTCCGCGAGGCGGCCCTGCAGAATGCTCCGCATCCGCATGAGACTGGCCGGGCCGCGCGCGTCGGGCACGGCCTTGCGGTATATAGCCTGGGTTTGGGCTTCCAGTTCCCGCGCCTGCCGGTGCCGGGCATGGCCCTCGGCCCAGACGCTGAACAGAAAGGCCAGCGCCAGGCAGAGCAGACAGGCTGCGGCCGGGATCAGCTTCCTGCACCGGGTCGGGCTAAGGCCCGCGACGCCGGAAAAAGAGCGCGCCTGCTGGAAGGCGGGGTACAAGCGACGCCGCCGGGGATCACGCAGCGGCATTTTGGCCAGGCAGAGAACGGACAGGCAGTCCGCCTCGCTCTCGCCCGGAAGCGCCGACAGGCCATAAAGGAGCGTATCCCGTCCCAGCACCTGCGCGGGCAACTCAAAGGCGTCCCCCAGAGTGGCGGCTTCCCGGCCCCGGCAGGCCTCGCCGCAGATCAGCAGGCGTTCCGGCGTCAGGGGCAGGCCGTCAAGCGCCAGAGCGGCTGCGCGAACCAGCGCCGCCGGATCGGCGCAATCCCCGCCTTGCGGCGGCAACGGGCGTTCCAACACCCGCACCCGCCGGACCACTTTGCTGTCCAGGGCCGCCAGCACGCTGTATCCGGGCCGGAGATGCAAAAAAAGGCTTACCCCCTTCAGCCGGGGCAGGCCGAGCAACAGCGGAAAGGGATCCACAGTGATCAGGCGCGGATACAGGCCCCGTTCCGCCAGCGCCGCCTGCCAGGCTTCCGGCAGCCCCGCGGGAAGGGAAACACTCACGGCCTGGAGGCCCTTGCCGCCGTCCGCGCCGCCCGTCAGACAAATGCGGTGCCCAAGCGCCGCCGCATCACAGGGAAATTCCGTTTCCAGCAGAAGATTGAGGGCCTGCCGGGCCTTGGCGCCGGAGCGGAAGGGAAAGCTCCAGTCCCGGAACAGGGCCATGTCGGCCGCCAGGCAAAGGCGCACATCCGCGGGAAAGGAAAACGGCTCTGCTCCCGTCACGCCGGGTCTTGCCGGGGTCAGGGCCTCCAGCACGCCGTCCAGAGCCGCGCGCAGGCTTTCCGGACGGCTGTCCGGACAGGGAGCGCGCCGCAGGCATAGCGCTTCCCGGCTTTTCAGGTCCGGGCCGCAGAGCGCGCCCACCAGCGCGTCCGCTGTCTGCAGAAAGATCAGGCTCTGTTTTCGCGGCATGGTCCACCCGTCAGGATTGCAGCTCAATGGAAGGCCGCCGCGCTGCGCCGCTGATCCGCACGCGGGCCTCTCCCCTGCTGGTAAAGGACTGGAAGGTTCTGGCGGGGGTCAGCTCCTCCCGCAGTTGTTCCGGCGCCAGACGCAGCACCGCCCGCAAATCCAGGCGGCTGTCCCCCGCGGCCGGGGCCAGCGTCGCCCGGCCTTCGGCCTGGAGTTGCAGGACGGCATTGTTCAGGGCGCATTGGCGCAACTCCAGGGCGTTCTTTTTCCAGACCAGTTCCATCCGGCCGTCCAGACCCTCCAGACGGGGCGCGCGCAGCATGGGCAGGGAATGCTCCAGCGCGCCTCCGTGCAGGGTCAGGGACAGTCCGCCCCCGCTGCCGCCGAATACCGGCCTGCCGTCGCGCAACGGCACGCTGGCGTCGCACGAGGCGCTCAGGCTGCCGCCCATGAGCCGCAGCAAAGCCCCGTCGCCGGTCAGGGCGGCGCCGAGTTCCGCAAGATCAAGCCCTTTTGCCTCAGCCCGCACAGCGCAGGCGTCGGGCCGGAAAAAGGCTGAAGGCGTCAGCAGCAGATGCAGCTCTCCGCCCGCCAGCCGGGCCTGAACCGTCAGCCGCGCGGGGAAAAAATGCATTTCCAGCCGCACGTCGCGCAGGATCAATGCGGGCGTCCGGCCCGCATCGCCGGACAGGGCGCGTAACGGCAGCCACAACGCATCCAGACTGGCCGCCGGAGGAAAATAGGAAATCCGGGGCCGCTCAAAACCGATGCCCATGGCCACAGCCGCCCGGCTTACGCTTCCCAGGCGCGCGTCCACCTGTTCCCCGGCGTAGAACAGGCCGCAAAACAGGGCGTAAAAGGCCAGGCCGCAGAGCGGAAGCACGGCCGCGCGCCGTCGGGCCGCGCGGGGCCAGGCCTGGACCCGGACCAGCAGATCATCCCAGAGCGCGCGGATCATATCCGGACCACCCGCTCCACTTCCGTAAGCGACGTCAGGCCCGCCGCCACCTTGAGCATGCCGTCGTGCCGCAAGTTGCGCATGCCCTCGCCGATGGCCTGGGCCTCCAGGGCGTTGGCGTCGCTCTTGTCCACGATCAGCCGTTTCAGGCCGTCGCTGACCGGCATGATCTCATAAATGGCCATGCGGCCCCTGTAGCCGGTGTCCATGCACTGCGGACAGCCCACGGCATGATAGAGGGGCCGGCCCGGCTCCAGGACGCGGGCGGCCCGGCCCAGGCTTGCCAGCTCGTTCCGGCTTGGCGCGCGGGCTTCCTTGCAGTGCGGGCAGAGCACGCGCACCAGACGCTGGGCGATGACCCCGCGCAGCACCGAGGAGAGCAAAAAAGGCTCCACGCCCATGTCGAACAGGCGCGTCACCGCGCCGGGCGCGTCGTTGGTGTGCAGGGTGGAAAAGACCAGATGCCCGGTCAGGGCCGACTGCACGGCAATGGAAGCGGTTTCTCCGTCGCGGATTTCGCCGATCAGGATCACGTCCGGGTCCTGGCGCACAATGGAGCGCAGGCCGTCGGCAAAAGAGAGACCGATTTTGGGGTTGACCTGCATCTGGCCCACGCCGTCCAGTTCGTATTCCACCGGGTCTTCAATGGTCAGGATATTTTTGTCCGGCGAGGCGATTTCCTGCAGCACGGCGTAAAGCGTGGTGGTTTTGCCGCTGCCCGTGGGCCCGGTCACCAGCACGATGCCGTGGCTCGCGCCGACCAGGCCGTTCATGAGCTGAAAATCCTCCCGGCCCAGTCCCAGTTCGGCCAGGGAAAGCACGCGCTCGTTTTTTTCCAGCAGGCGCAGCACCACCCGCTCGCCGAAAGACGTGGGCAGCGTGGACACGCGCAGACCCGCCTGCCGTCCGCCCAGGGAAATGGCGATGCGCCCGTCCTGGGGCAGGCGTTTCTCCGCGATGTTCAGCTTTGCCATGACCTTGATGCGCGAGACCACGGCCGCGTGATGGGCCTTGCTCAGGCTGTGGCGCTCATAGAGCACGCCGTCCAGGCGGAAACGCACGCGGGAAACGTCGCGGTAGGGCTCGATATGGATGTCGCTGGCCCCGGCGCGCACGGCCTGGGCCAGGATCATGTTCACCAGGCGGATGAAGGGGGCCTCGCCGCTGTCTTCCAGCAGGTCTTCCACGGCGTCTTCGCTGAGGATCGCATCGTCGCCCCCGTCCGCGCCCGCGCCCAGCACCTCGGCCACCGAGCCTTCTTCCCCGGACGACTCCCCGAAAATGCGGTTGACGATATTCTGGATGGCGCTTTCAGGGGTCAGCACCGGCACGCAGGGCCGCTCGCCGAGCAGCAGGCCGATTTCACGGGCCAGCAGCCAGCCTGCGGGCCGGGCCACGGCCAGCGCCAGACGGCCTTCCGCGTCGCGCACCGGCGCCACGGCATGCCTGCGCAGCCAGGCCAGCGGCAGACGGCAGACCAGTTCGCCGTCGCTCTTCCACGCCCCGCCTTCCCGGTCAAGCGCCTGATCCAGATCCGGCACGAAGCGCATCTGATGACGTGCGGCTTCGGCTTCCAGATACCGGGCCTCGCTGAATTCCCCGGATTCCGGCAGTTCCCCTGCCGCGTCCGCCGCTCGGGCTTCCGGCGGCTCCGGCGCGCGGCCGGAGTGCGGAGACCGGGACGGGGCGGACAAGGCGGGAACCACGGAAGTGGAAGCAAAAACAGCCATGAGCGGTCCTCAGTTTACAAAAACGGGTTTGAGCAGCTTGGGATTGCTCATGATCGGCAGTCCCAGGCCGTCCTTGCCCACGCCGGTCTCGTGCAGCACCATCTGCTTCTCGTGGGTGACGTCCTGCGCCTCACCGGGCGAGTTGATGACCTTGGGCGTGATGAAAACAAAGAGATTGGTGCGCGTGAATCTGTTTGTCCGGGATTTGAACAGCCAGCCCAGCAGCGGGATGCTGCCCAGGCCGGGCACTTCGCTTTGCGAGTAGGTTTTGCTGTCGTCGAGCAGGCCGCCGATGACGGCCGTCTGCGTATCCCGCAGCAGAATGGTGGATTTGATCAGGCGCTTGCGGGTGGTGGGGGCCACGATCTGATTGCCGTTGTTCAGGGTGATCAGGC of Desulfovibrio porci contains these proteins:
- a CDS encoding PulJ/GspJ family protein, yielding MNTSCRNRRAEAGFTLLELLIAMALTAVIGMVLFSTYSMVMNNGQSVRALVLEREGERIYRGVLDNDMAGLCRGEEGENGLPGLSRRPIVPSAEFYRQTGIEPPEPTNDEVVLSFAGGVRLARESITGPDGLDGPVCVEYVLRAGGRGKALIRRERGYCGVEGDFPWAEFVLLRGLQSVDTALYISGKGWLPGWEARTEAGDFPRAVRFTLLREGETEPEVFLAPVFAWRSDEEEK
- a CDS encoding type IV pilus modification PilV family protein, which produces MSRCFRFSRRPRQPRQGGFTLLEVLVALTVLSLVALLVIRVSGDSLSQLAETGWADQAVRLGRARLVTLLREDRKNLEQWGTLAPEMPEVEWRSKLYALRGLNGKRLEFTLTETQGTRGREVVLEYVLPE
- the gspM gene encoding type II secretion system protein GspM, whose product is MTISRPLLAGLIAMLAVLALFWGVLPLFSWRAEGNARLARAQAGQAEIRALAEEYGRLAQSAPAEARQQQSLFSLVNSEAGRLQLARRIEAARPARLREGNGRGGSVESLELRMTGLYLKQCLEWLQALEAVPGLRIESLNLQRTGQNQLDLDCALSRPGGAP
- a CDS encoding GspL/Epsl periplasmic domain-containing protein, with product MPRKQSLIFLQTADALVGALCGPDLKSREALCLRRAPCPDSRPESLRAALDGVLEALTPARPGVTGAEPFSFPADVRLCLAADMALFRDWSFPFRSGAKARQALNLLLETEFPCDAAALGHRICLTGGADGGKGLQAVSVSLPAGLPEAWQAALAERGLYPRLITVDPFPLLLGLPRLKGVSLFLHLRPGYSVLAALDSKVVRRVRVLERPLPPQGGDCADPAALVRAAALALDGLPLTPERLLICGEACRGREAATLGDAFELPAQVLGRDTLLYGLSALPGESEADCLSVLCLAKMPLRDPRRRRLYPAFQQARSFSGVAGLSPTRCRKLIPAAACLLCLALAFLFSVWAEGHARHRQARELEAQTQAIYRKAVPDARGPASLMRMRSILQGRLADLRGEQRAQSDFPVLRLLRAMHTAAPPKLAVRVDRLSLDAKPCRISGSAVDYDAVNSLRDAFAGIPGVAAVNIVSAASRTGKNAAGAERGRSGGGTVHFELDLLREEARP
- the gspE gene encoding type II secretion system ATPase GspE codes for the protein MAVFASTSVVPALSAPSRSPHSGRAPEPPEARAADAAGELPESGEFSEARYLEAEAARHQMRFVPDLDQALDREGGAWKSDGELVCRLPLAWLRRHAVAPVRDAEGRLALAVARPAGWLLAREIGLLLGERPCVPVLTPESAIQNIVNRIFGESSGEEGSVAEVLGAGADGGDDAILSEDAVEDLLEDSGEAPFIRLVNMILAQAVRAGASDIHIEPYRDVSRVRFRLDGVLYERHSLSKAHHAAVVSRIKVMAKLNIAEKRLPQDGRIAISLGGRQAGLRVSTLPTSFGERVVLRLLEKNERVLSLAELGLGREDFQLMNGLVGASHGIVLVTGPTGSGKTTTLYAVLQEIASPDKNILTIEDPVEYELDGVGQMQVNPKIGLSFADGLRSIVRQDPDVILIGEIRDGETASIAVQSALTGHLVFSTLHTNDAPGAVTRLFDMGVEPFLLSSVLRGVIAQRLVRVLCPHCKEARAPSRNELASLGRAARVLEPGRPLYHAVGCPQCMDTGYRGRMAIYEIMPVSDGLKRLIVDKSDANALEAQAIGEGMRNLRHDGMLKVAAGLTSLTEVERVVRI